Part of the Diprion similis isolate iyDipSimi1 chromosome 10, iyDipSimi1.1, whole genome shotgun sequence genome, ctcgccATAGAAAAAGACTGTCGTCGTtctattatttcttatttaattttttaagcatttttattgttttatataAAATCGTGGTTTTTTAAATACAAGCAATAGTTACAACGAGACTCAATTTATAGTAAATTTCATTAGTAATAGAAAATGTTGGTTACATTTGCCACTACatgaaattaccaaaaaaatttcaattagaaAGCTATCTTATGCGGTCTTGTGGTTCAAGTTCTAAGCCGTAAAGTTTACGAAAATACACCAAATCAaagtttatttcaattctacaagcacgataaaattttttaatccgtGTAATATACGCACCCAGCTGGATCAAGTATTAGTTGATATTGAAACTTGATGAAGAGTTCATAAAACGAACGTTGAAttgcaggaaaaaataatatataatttttatgattttaatGCGTACTTACTTTACACCAAAACTATTCAATGACATTTACTTCTGCAAAATAATAACTCTACTTACCACTGcctgtataatttaaaatgtaaataataaatatatatataggtatatatatgtatatatatatatatatttgttttatcaaattcgTGCCGAGTATTATTACACTGTTCCGAtaccaaaaatttatcatcgtTCTGAggtgaagaaattattttaatatctaataattttttaatttcaggcAAACGAACATTTTTCTTACGAAATGATTGCtgaatttattaaaatgtCAACAATAATTAAGGAtagttaataatataattacataaGTTAAAGCTCTAGATGGTAAACTTTAGTTAGGAGTCATCTTCGTGTATGCCAAAACGAAATGATGATTTTTGGCCAGACTTAGCATCAGttatatttacatttaaacTGGCCTCTGTTAAATCTGTATCGACTTTCAGCTGAGCTCCACTTTCAGCCGGTATGCaaatctgaaaatgaaaacgaaagatCAACGATCGGACAAGATGTTTGAGCGAATGtacacatttgaaaaatatttattcgcgGACAACTGCTCTTGGCTTTGaccaaagaaaaacaacaatatgACAAAACTGAGCGGTCAGAATTTTGTATTACATAAATGCTTACCagtccgatttttttttggcttgcTGCATCCTCCGAGTCTTGTTCGTATATTTTgatgtttatttttccatctttaACCTCAGGTACTTCAATACGTGTTTGTAGCTTTATAGGTACGACTGTTTTTGCCGGTATAATAATAGGTTTGAGTTCCTCAATTTGTATGTAAAGGGGTTTCTGCAGGGCGTTTACTTCCATGTTTGTAGATTGTAAACTCTCGTCCCACATTCCATGGGAAAGCAGAAGGGCTGACTGCATAGCCGCGCCTATCGCCATacattcgtcagggctccattTTCCACTGCACACTTCGCCGTTGGAGAAAAGGGTGCCAATTTTCTCCTGAAGTTTGGGAATCTTCATTGTACCCCCGCTGAGTATGATCTTGCTTATATCATCCGTGCTcagttttgtttctttcagtATTTTATCGATGGGCGCGATATACTCCGATATGTTTGAATTTATCAAGTTCTCAAAACGAGCTCTAGTTATATTATAACTAAAATCAACTCCGTCGCACAAAGATTCGACGAAACAGTGCGCTGTCGACATTGTCGACAAAACATGTTTACACGTCTCTGCCGCTATATTCAACTTTGACATTGATCGCCTGCTTTCCATTGGGTCCAATTTCCATTTACTCATAAATTCACCTGCCAAATATTCGGctaaaattttcgtcagcttaTTACCACCCAAATCGTGGTAGTACGACGTCGATACAATCTGGTATATGCCACTGACTACTTTGACCAACGTGATCTCACTGCTCACACCTCCTATTCTGTAGACTAGCACGtatctgtaaaataaaattaatgataacAAGGTCCTTGTATAATCAAGAGTGAGCCTTCAGGCTTGTGAAATTAACTACAAACCCTGATTCCTTTCTGTCCTGACCAATCCCATAGGCCAAACAGGCGGCAGCAGGTTCGCTAATAACTTGTAGAACTCTGAACCCAGCAGAGGAGGCAGATTTGCTCCACATTTGAATGCTAGCAGGATTAAATCTGAGCGGAACGCAAAGCACGACGTTGTGCTCATTGTCGTCATGTGCGGCGGTAGTAGAAATACTGTACATGGCCTCAAATATTCTAGTTGCGACTTCGACAGGGAGTATTTTCTCCATCCTTTCATTCCTCtttattaaatattgtacTGTGTCTTTCtcctttattattttacaggtGCTACTCTTTACTGCTAACTCTAGCTCCGTCTCgtccatatttttattcatcaatcTCTTGTTATTCAATACAGAGATCGGACCATTCCTGAAAAGACCGGCCTTGGCTGCCAAGCCGATCACCTGAAAAATTGTGACAGACAGACTTTACAACGCTGTAATAGGATGGCTTTATAAAACGTTAGAAGTAGGAGAGCGaatatttcgagaaaaacTAGCGAAGGAAAGGATGCGAGAACAGAACCTAACCTAAATACGTTATAGAATGTCTTAAAGTCGTATTTCACCTCTTCGGTTTCGTTGAAGGCGACCACAGCCGCGGTGACTCGCTCACCGGCTTCGTTTGCGACGACATCAACGTTGTCATcctgtgaaaatttatcgaatctGGTTATTGAAGTGACGTTTTGGCTAGGTTAGAACGAGGGAGCGCGTCCATGTGTCATACATGCGCTAATCTTCCAGTGATAGAATAGTTGGAACTGACTGGTTATTATGACACGAAAATGCGCTCCCCGCCCTTCAACAAATATCCAATTACACTAGGGATTATCCAGTCACAGTTTACCTTAAATATCGCCAAACAGGCTGAGGTGTTGCCTAAATAAAGACCGAATGCGGCTACCGATGCCATGTTTGTACATTCTGTAGTAGCACGAAGCAACGAGATCGGTTCAGTTACGACACCGTGGCTTCGACTTTGCGAGATCACAGATCATCACAGATGCCGGCGAAAGATGCTGCGACCTTCTTTACCGACAGTAGTCTGTTAATTACGACTAAAGGAACGGAGGAACCGAAATTAGAATCTACTGAATCGACTTTGCGGGTCACAGATGCCGGCGAAAGATGCTGCGACCTTCTTTACCGACAGTAGCCTGTTAATTACGACTAAAGGAACGGAGGAACCGAAATTAGAATCTACCGAATTGACACGTAAACACAGCGGTTGCCTGTGCCTTTTTCGCGAAAACATGGACGATCAGTTGCTGGTACGTTAACTAGTTAAATATGTCGTTTCCCAACCTATCATTTAAGATCAAACAACCATCCGCGCGCTGATAATTTCCCGTGACATTCTCATCCACTTGCATACGGTCGTCGAATATTTGACAGCTTTTAACTGTGTCGCTTTCagccaacctaacctaacctaaccaaaGAATTTCTACCTAATTTATTTCGAACTGCGATACCCGTCAAATCTGAttgtttcttctgtttttttttttttttttaactaatgCATCGTACTTGTTGAACAACGTTTTTTTAGCGACATGTCTTTTTCCTCAGGAACCTTCACTGTATACCGTCAAGGGTATGGTGATACTGGATAATGATGGCAACAGAATACTGGCAAAGTATTACGACAAGAATGTATTTCCAACTTCGAAGGAGCAGAAAgcttttgagaaaaatctatTCAACAAGACTCACAGAGCTAACACAGAAATTATCATGCTCGACGGTCTGACCTGTGTCTATAAGAGCAATGTCGATCTGTTCTTCTATGTAATGGGCAGCTCTCGTGAAAACGAGGTTTGACATCTATTTTCATGAATTCCTttcttttt contains:
- the LOC124411774 gene encoding heat shock 70 kDa protein 14-like, with product MASVAAFGLYLGNTSACLAIFKDDNVDVVANEAGERVTAAVVAFNETEEVIGLAAKAGLFRNGPISVLNNKRLMNKNMDETELELAVKSSTCKIIKEKDTVQYLIKRNERMEKILPVEVATRIFEAMYSISTTAAHDDNEHNVVLCVPLRFNPASIQMWSKSASSAGFRVLQVISEPAAACLAYGIGQDRKESGYVLVYRIGGVSSEITLVKVVSGIYQIVSTSYYHDLGGNKLTKILAEYLAGEFMSKWKLDPMESRRSMSKLNIAAETCKHVLSTMSTAHCFVESLCDGVDFSYNITRARFENLINSNISEYIAPIDKILKETKLSTDDISKIILSGGTMKIPKLQEKIGTLFSNGEVCSGKWSPDECMAIGAAMQSALLLSHGMWDESLQSTNMEVNALQKPLYIQIEELKPIIIPAKTVVPIKLQTRIEVPEVKDGKINIKIYEQDSEDAASQKKIGLICIPAESGAQLKVDTDLTEASLNVNITDAKSGQKSSFRFGIHEDDS